One window from the genome of Diorhabda sublineata isolate icDioSubl1.1 chromosome 10, icDioSubl1.1, whole genome shotgun sequence encodes:
- the LOC130449264 gene encoding uncharacterized protein LOC130449264: MNIVKKSENLLQVIKNVRKILFDKITDRDVEIWLNRLKKQIKVCNLAIKKGGLHVGTIRKLQTYIGHFKHFKQLISNRNIGMGLNNKLKNRVKWENVASAFTSRIKTGLIVNLYHKDLTQFLNDCQIIFKNKIREIFRKKYSVVKVYVCFCGEFIKKSGENEISSFHYFMTKNSIIDVSTDIERWFFENVKDKINFKLSEFQERDSGFALSKIISLEVNINKFEIGNGSSYIKLPEPIQKKQGCINIKNSDQACFYWSIVSALYPAKNHKELTSSYPYYSTVLNTQDLEAPMALHQISKFEKSNNISVNVYALDLIEINNKKPFYKVYPVRLAKSIHEKHVNLLLIQNTYFPKLNDYEAPPIDNDNSEITYHYCWIKDLSRLINSQLSKTTYKKFICNRCINYFSSESKLNVHLKLCSELNNYKMSFPKYESLSFRNYIYKKTTPFVVYADFECMLEQFTDKTQLHNKTNRYQKHIAYSAGYYVKCSYNEDLSFFKSYRGRDCMDWFANELSNLAESIKSEIKTITPMEEKPDLRVATMCHICEKGFSSTDIIVRDHDHFTGKFRNFAHQACNLNFKKLFVVPTVFHNLSNYDSHFIISELSKRGNISLLPINKEKYISFTLNDSDTNIKFRFIDSLRFLGASLEELAATLNDNDLKISKREFSNLSVEQFKLIAKKGVFCYDFIDSWEKLNTCELPPIEAFYNKLEDKNISIEKYSHAHAVWKSFDIENLGQYSDLYLKTDVLLLSDVFEQFRRKCSITYGLDPAWYYTMPGYTWDCMLKYVGCKLELLHDVDMIMFIEKAIRGGISVCSSRLSNANNKYMSEYDSTKPSKYLLYLDINNLYGWAMCEPLPYGGFEWLDNENFDVMSVADNSSVGYILQVDLEYPHELHDLHRDFPFAPEHRKPVGSNYSKLMTTLYCKKEYTVHYRNLKQMLANGLKIKKIHKILKFNQSAWLRPYIELNTRLRAAATNDFEKNLYKLANNAVFGKTMENIRKHRIVKLVKTWNGRYGAKNLISSVRFHSRTVFNENLIAVELTKSELVFNKPLYVGMTVLDLSKLCMYQFHYDYMIPKLGIDRCKLMYMDTDSFVYELICDDAYEEVLKADLTKFDTSDYPINNNYNIPQVNKKVLGVMKDENKGQIMTHFAGLRSKMYSFKVQSGAIVKKAKGVRYNVVKNKINFEDYVNCLNDFKEKNITQRCIRSYAHNVYSIEQTKIALSPHDDKRYLITNSYDTLPWGHYSIPDLLSCR, encoded by the coding sequence atgaatattgtaaaaaaatctgaaaatttactgcaagtcattaaaaatgtcagaaaaatattgtttgataagaTAACGGATAGAGATGTGGAAATTTGgttgaatcgattgaaaaaacaaattaaagtatGTAATTTGGCAATTAAAAAAGGAGGACTGCATGTAGGTACAATTAGGAAATTACAAACATACATAggacatttcaaacattttaaacaacttatttcaaataggaATATAGGTATGGGGctgaataataaactgaaaaatagggTTAAATGGGAAAATGTAGCTTCTGCATTTACAAGCAGAATTAAAACTGGacttatagtaaatttatatcataaggacttaacgcaatttttaaatgattgtcaaataatttttaaaaataaaataagggaaatttttaggaaaaaatattctgttgttaaagtttatgtttgtttttgtggagagttcattaaaaaatctggtgaaaatgaaatttctagtttccattattttatgactaaaaattctattatcgaTGTATCGACCGATATAGAGCGATGGTTTTTCGAGAacgtcaaagataaaattaattttaaattatcagaatTTCAAGAGAGGGACTCTGGTTTTGcattaagtaaaattatttctttagaagtaaatatcaataaatttgaaattggaaacggCTCATCTTATATTAAACTTCCAGAACCTATTCAAAAAAAGCAAGGGtgcataaacattaaaaattctgaccaaGCATGTTTTTATTGGTCAATTGTTAGTGCTTTGTACCCAGCCAAAAATCATAAAGAACTCACTTCCTCATATCCATATTATAGCACAGTCTTGAATACACAAGACTTGGAAGCTCCGATGGCCCtgcatcaaatttcaaagtttgaaaaatctaataacatttCCGTCAATGTCTATGCCttggatttaattgaaataaataataaaaaaccattttacaaaGTATATCCAGTAAGACTTGCTAAATCAATACACGAGAAACatgtaaatcttttattaattcaaaatacatattttccaaagctAAACGATTATGAAGCACCTCCTATAGATAATGACAATTCAGAAATCACATATCACTACTGCTGGATCAAAGATTTGTCACGTTTAATTAATAGTCAGTTAAGtaaaactacatataaaaaatttatttgcaatcgctgcataaattatttcagtagtgaaagtaaattgaatgtccacttgaaattatgctctgaattaaataattataaaatgtcttttccaaaatatgaatctcttagttttagaaattatatatacaaaaaaactacGCCTTTTGTAGTTTATGCCGACTTTGAGTGCATGCTAGAACAATTTACAGATAAAACACAGCTTCATAATAAGACAAAtagatatcaaaaacatatagcaTATAGTGCTGGTTACTATGTAAAATGTAGCTACAACGAAGACTTGAGTTTTTTCAAGAGCTACAGAGGTAGAGATTGCATGGATTGGTTTGCAAATGAATTATCGAATTTGGCTGAAAGtattaaatcagaaattaaaactattacacCTATGGAAGAAAAACCAGATTTACGTGTGGCAACAATGTGTCACATATGTGAAAAGGGTTTTTCCTCTACAGATATCATTGTTAGAGATCACGATCATTTTACGGGGAAGTTTAGAAATTTTGCACATCAAGCatgcaatttaaatttcaaaaaactgtttgttgtacCTACAGTTTTCCATAACTTAAGTAACTACGATAGCCATTTCATCATTTCGGAATTAAGTAAAAGAGGAAACATCAGTTTACTccccataaataaagaaaaatacatttcatttacacttaacgattcagatacaaatataaaatttcgattcataGATTCACTGAGGTTTTTGGGTGCTTCCTTGGAAGAATTAGCTGCCACATtgaatgataatgatttaaaaatttccaaaagagaatttagtaatttaagtgtcgaacaatttaaattaatagccaaaaaaggggttttctgttacgattttatagatagttgggaaaaattaaatacttgtgaaCTACCACCAATAGaggcattttataataaattggaggATAAAAACATCAGTATTGAGAAGTATTCTCATGCTCATGCAGTGTGgaaatcatttgatattgaaaatttgggtcAGTATTCTGATCTGTACTTAAAGACCGATGTTTTACTTTTATCAGATGTTTTCGaacaatttcgaagaaaatgttcaattacttaTGGTTTAGACCCTGCATGGTACTATACAATGCCTGGATATACTTGggactgtatgttgaaatatgtaGGATGTAAATTAGAGTTATTGCATGACGTAGACATGATCATGTTTATCGAGAAAGCAATTCGAGGAGGAATTTCGGTTTGTAGCAGTAGATTATCGAATGCTAACAATAAGTACATGTCTGAATATGATTCTACAAAACCCTCAAAGTACTTACTCTACCTGGacatcaataatttatacggGTGGGCTATGTGTGAACCATTACCATACGGAGGATTTGAATggttagataatgaaaattttgatgttatgtcTGTGGCAGATAATTCTTCCGTAGGATATATATTACAAGTAGACTTGGAGTATCCACATGAATTACATGATCTTCACAGAGATTTTCCATTTGCTCCCGAACACCGCAAGCCTGTAggctcaaattattccaaattaatgacaacgctttattgtaaaaaagaataCACAGTTCACTatcgtaatttaaaacaaatgttagccaacggtttgaaaattaaaaagatacataaaattctgaaattcaatcAATCTGCATGGCTGCGGCCATATATCGAACTAAATACTCGTTTGAGGGCTGCAGCTACCAAtgactttgagaaaaatttatataaattggcaAATAATGCTGTGTTTGGAAAGACGATGGAAAATATACGGAAGCACCGAAttgtaaaacttgttaaaacctGGAATGGTCGATACGGcgccaaaaatttgatatctagtgTTAGGTTTCATAGTCgaacagtttttaatgaaaacctaaTTGCAGTAGAACTCACTAAATCAGAATTGGTTTTCAATAAGCCTCTTTATGTTGGTATGACAGTTTTGGATTTGTCGAAGCTGTGTATGTATCAATTCCATTATGATTACATGATTCCGAAATTGGGTATTGATAGATGTAAATTAATGTACATGGACACAGACAGTTTTGTGTATGAGCTCATCTGTGATGATGCATATGAGGAGGTACTAAAAgctgatttaacaaaattcgatACTTCAGATTACCCcatcaataataactataatattccACAGGTGAATAAAAAAGTTCTGGGAGTTATGAAAGATGAAAACAAAGGCCAAATTATGACTCATTTTGCAGGCTTGAGgtctaaaatgtattcttttaaaGTTCAATCAGGTGCAATAGTAAAAAAGGCAAAAGGAGTTCGATATAatgtagtaaaaaacaaaataaattttgaagattatgtaaactgtttaaatgatttcaaagaaaaaaatattactcaacgcTGTATTAGGTCATATGCTCATAACGTATATAGCATAGAACAGACAAAAATTGCGCTAAGTCCTCATgacgataaaagatatttgattacCAATAGTTATGATACGCTGCCGTGGGGTCATTATAGTATTCCAGACTTACTCTCTTGTAGATAA